A single genomic interval of Amycolatopsis albispora harbors:
- a CDS encoding alpha/beta fold hydrolase, producing the protein MKQVSIEPVLTWARVRGHDGGVQAFFDAYDAVLDRWPVEHEPVDVVSEFGTTRVQVCGPPDGRPLVLLHGGGATSAVWLANVAELSREHRVYAVDQLGGPGRSVHSGRPFRRPGDLLDWLDSLFRHFRLSGAGLCGHSYGGWLALSYALRAPARVGKLALLDPTQCFAGFRPGYLMRALPSLLRPSAKRERALLEWELRGAPVDAGWLDVVSLGAEFPSSKVVAGGRPRSPAPAMPVLVVLAGKSRAHDVRKVAANARAALGSVEVLTLPEATHHSLPLWPAEPLNHALTAFYQARSR; encoded by the coding sequence GTGAAACAGGTCTCCATCGAGCCGGTCCTGACCTGGGCTCGAGTTCGCGGGCATGATGGCGGGGTGCAGGCGTTCTTCGACGCGTACGACGCGGTACTGGACAGGTGGCCGGTCGAGCACGAGCCGGTGGACGTGGTGTCGGAGTTCGGCACCACCCGCGTGCAGGTGTGCGGCCCGCCGGACGGCCGCCCGCTGGTCCTGCTGCACGGCGGGGGCGCGACCTCGGCGGTGTGGCTGGCGAACGTCGCCGAGCTGAGCCGGGAACACCGGGTCTACGCGGTGGACCAGCTCGGCGGGCCGGGACGGAGCGTGCACAGCGGGCGCCCGTTCCGCCGTCCGGGCGACTTGCTCGACTGGCTGGACTCACTGTTCCGGCACTTCCGGCTCTCCGGGGCCGGGTTGTGCGGCCATTCGTATGGCGGCTGGCTTGCTCTTTCGTACGCGCTGCGCGCGCCCGCGCGCGTGGGAAAACTGGCGCTGCTCGATCCGACGCAGTGCTTCGCCGGGTTCCGTCCTGGCTACCTGATGCGTGCGCTGCCGTCGTTGCTGCGGCCCTCGGCCAAGCGCGAGCGGGCGTTGCTCGAGTGGGAGTTGCGTGGGGCGCCGGTCGACGCGGGGTGGCTGGATGTGGTTTCGCTGGGGGCGGAGTTCCCGTCGTCGAAGGTGGTCGCCGGGGGCAGGCCGCGGTCGCCGGCGCCGGCGATGCCGGTGCTCGTGGTGCTCGCCGGGAAGAGCCGGGCGCACGACGTGCGGAAGGTGGCAGCGAACGCGCGCGCCGCGCTGGGCTCGGTCGAGGTGCTGACGCTGCCCGAGGCGACGCACCACTCGCTGCCGCTCTGGCCCGCCGAGCCGCTCAACCACGCGCTCACCGCCTTCTACCAGGCAAGATCGCGTTAG
- a CDS encoding TetR/AcrR family transcriptional regulator: MNQPTGLRERKKHATHRALASVAVRLAAARGLDQVTVEDIAGEAGVSPRTFFNYFASKEDAVLMPYPDNEERAQRSVERFLAAPAHLSSLEALVEAIKPDIESIEAEREDWLARLDVIERNSALVSRVIAAQASSNRAVVVAIAERTGLDPDRDLFPRLLFGVVANAMQAAVMRWHAFGGEEPLTELIDQACAAIAAGLPDPGEQNKH, from the coding sequence ATGAACCAGCCCACCGGTCTGCGCGAGCGCAAGAAGCACGCCACCCACCGCGCCCTGGCCTCGGTCGCGGTCCGGCTGGCAGCCGCGCGCGGACTGGACCAGGTCACCGTCGAGGACATCGCCGGTGAGGCCGGTGTTTCGCCGCGGACCTTCTTCAACTACTTCGCGTCCAAAGAGGACGCGGTGCTGATGCCCTACCCCGACAACGAGGAGCGCGCCCAGCGCTCGGTGGAGCGGTTCCTGGCCGCGCCGGCACACCTGTCCTCGCTGGAGGCGCTGGTCGAGGCGATCAAGCCGGACATCGAAAGCATCGAGGCCGAGCGCGAGGACTGGCTGGCCAGGCTGGACGTGATCGAGCGGAACTCGGCGCTGGTGTCCAGGGTGATCGCCGCCCAGGCCAGCTCCAACCGCGCCGTGGTGGTCGCGATCGCCGAGCGCACCGGGCTGGACCCGGACCGGGACCTGTTCCCCCGCCTGCTGTTCGGCGTGGTCGCGAACGCCATGCAGGCCGCGGTGATGCGCTGGCACGCCTTCGGCGGCGAGGAACCGCTCACCGAGTTGATCGACCAGGCCTGCGCGGCGATCGCCGCCGGGCTGCCGGACCCCGGCGAGCAGAACAAGCACTGA
- a CDS encoding MDR family MFS transporter, translating to MGRKQVMEAFSGLLMGMFVAILASTVVANALPKIVSELGGSQSSYTWVVTTELLAMTATVPLWGKLADLYNKKLLVQLSLALFVVGSLVAGFSGNIEVLIASRIAQGIGAGGLTALAPIILALIVSPRELGKYSGIFGAIFAVGTVAGPLIGGVMVDTSWLGWRWCFFLGVPLALAAILLLQRTLNLPTVRKEVKIDYLGAALIMSGVSVLLVWTSLAGNQFDWWSGWTVAMVGGGLAILAAAVYVESKAPEPIVPLSLFRNRTVTLTTLASFLVGMAMFAGTVFLSQYFQLSLGKTPTEAGLMSLPMIFGLLISSTVSGQLISRTGVWRQYVLGGGVLMVAGLLLLGTIGAGTSVLLLSVYMFVLGAGIGMLMQNLVLVAQNDVPAHELGTATSTLSFFRSLGGSIGVSALGAVLANRVTTLTAEGLGPMAAGAGAGEGGGHGAVPDLSTLPEPIANVIREAYGSATSEIFLIGAPIAVLAVLVTVFIKQIPLKTQSGAERLAAEDAVAH from the coding sequence ATGGGCAGAAAGCAGGTGATGGAGGCGTTCTCCGGCCTGCTGATGGGCATGTTCGTCGCCATCCTGGCGTCGACCGTGGTGGCCAACGCGCTGCCGAAGATCGTTTCCGAACTCGGTGGCTCCCAGTCGTCCTACACCTGGGTGGTCACCACCGAGCTGCTCGCCATGACGGCCACCGTGCCGCTGTGGGGCAAGCTCGCCGACCTGTACAACAAGAAGCTGCTCGTCCAGCTCTCGCTCGCGCTCTTCGTGGTCGGCTCGCTGGTCGCCGGGTTCTCCGGCAACATCGAGGTGCTGATCGCGAGCCGGATCGCGCAGGGCATCGGGGCCGGTGGCCTGACCGCGCTGGCGCCGATCATCCTGGCGCTCATCGTCTCCCCGCGTGAGCTGGGCAAGTACTCGGGCATCTTCGGCGCGATCTTCGCCGTGGGCACGGTGGCCGGTCCGCTGATCGGCGGGGTGATGGTGGACACCTCGTGGCTGGGCTGGCGCTGGTGCTTCTTCCTCGGCGTGCCGCTGGCGCTGGCGGCGATCCTGCTGCTGCAGCGCACGCTGAACCTGCCGACCGTGCGCAAGGAAGTCAAGATCGACTACCTGGGCGCGGCGCTGATCATGTCCGGCGTGTCGGTGCTGCTGGTGTGGACCTCGCTGGCGGGCAACCAGTTCGACTGGTGGTCGGGCTGGACGGTGGCGATGGTCGGCGGCGGCCTGGCGATCCTGGCGGCGGCGGTCTACGTGGAGTCGAAGGCGCCGGAGCCGATCGTGCCGCTGAGCCTGTTCCGCAACCGCACGGTCACGCTCACCACGCTGGCCAGCTTCCTGGTCGGCATGGCGATGTTCGCCGGCACGGTGTTCCTGTCGCAGTACTTCCAGCTGTCGCTGGGCAAAACGCCGACCGAGGCCGGGCTGATGAGCCTGCCGATGATCTTCGGGCTGCTCATTTCGTCGACCGTGTCCGGGCAGCTGATCAGCCGGACCGGCGTGTGGCGGCAGTACGTGCTCGGCGGCGGGGTGCTGATGGTGGCCGGGCTGCTGCTGCTCGGCACGATCGGCGCCGGTACCTCGGTGCTGCTGCTCAGCGTGTACATGTTCGTCCTGGGTGCCGGGATCGGCATGCTGATGCAGAACCTGGTGCTGGTGGCGCAGAACGACGTGCCGGCGCACGAACTCGGCACGGCCACCTCGACGCTGTCGTTCTTCCGCAGCCTCGGCGGGTCGATCGGGGTCAGCGCGCTGGGCGCGGTGCTGGCGAACCGGGTGACCACGCTCACCGCGGAGGGGCTCGGCCCGATGGCCGCCGGTGCCGGTGCCGGCGAGGGCGGCGGGCACGGCGCGGTGCCGGACCTGTCCACCCTGCCCGAGCCGATCGCGAACGTGATCCGCGAGGCGTACGGCTCGGCCACCAGCGAGATCTTCCTGATCGGCGCGCCGATCGCGGTGCTCGCGGTGCTGGTCACCGTGTTCATCAAGCAGATCCCGCTGAAGACCCAGAGCGGCGCCGAGCGCCTCGCCGCCGAGGACGCCGTCGCGCACTAA
- a CDS encoding alpha/beta fold hydrolase, whose product MTEQLSIETPAGSFDAIAAGPPDGRPVLLLHGFPEASLTWEHQVGALGAAGFRAVAPDQRGYSPGVRPEQASEYSIDELVGDVLAMAGALGWHRFDLVGHDWGAAVAWWTADAHPDRLRTLSAVSTPHPAALAAAMKTDEDQHLRSAYMTEWRQTRVTERRMLDNNAEALRRMFEWKVPPSRVEEYVQRLSEPGALTAALNWYRAGRPGGKIGKISVPTLYVWSTEDVAFGSTAALDTENWVSAAYRFEMFEDVSHWVPEEAPEALAAVLLEHLSAH is encoded by the coding sequence GTGACCGAACAGCTCAGCATCGAGACGCCTGCCGGTTCCTTCGACGCGATCGCGGCGGGGCCGCCGGACGGGCGTCCGGTGTTGCTGCTGCACGGCTTTCCCGAAGCGTCGCTCACCTGGGAGCACCAGGTGGGCGCGCTCGGGGCCGCCGGGTTCCGCGCGGTGGCGCCGGACCAGCGGGGCTACTCCCCCGGCGTGCGGCCGGAGCAGGCGAGCGAGTACTCGATCGACGAACTGGTCGGCGACGTGCTGGCGATGGCGGGTGCACTGGGCTGGCACCGCTTCGACCTGGTGGGACACGACTGGGGCGCGGCCGTCGCGTGGTGGACGGCCGACGCCCACCCGGACCGGCTGCGCACGCTGAGCGCGGTGTCCACCCCGCACCCGGCCGCGCTGGCGGCCGCCATGAAAACCGACGAGGACCAGCACCTGCGCTCGGCGTACATGACCGAGTGGCGGCAGACCAGGGTGACCGAGCGCCGGATGCTGGACAACAACGCCGAGGCGCTGCGGCGGATGTTCGAGTGGAAGGTGCCGCCGAGCCGCGTCGAGGAGTACGTCCAGCGGCTGTCGGAACCGGGCGCGCTGACCGCCGCGCTGAACTGGTACCGCGCGGGCCGTCCCGGCGGGAAGATCGGCAAGATCAGCGTGCCGACGCTCTACGTGTGGAGCACCGAGGACGTGGCGTTCGGCTCGACGGCCGCGCTGGACACCGAGAACTGGGTGAGCGCGGCGTACCGGTTCGAGATGTTCGAGGACGTTTCGCACTGGGTGCCCGAAGAAGCGCCGGAAGCACTCGCCGCCGTTCTGCTGGAACACCTTTCGGCGCATTAG
- a CDS encoding SixA phosphatase family protein produces the protein MRLIVMRHAKSAWPDGIADFERPLAERGLRDAPAAGRWIRERGPAPELVVSSPAVRARTTADLVSTELAAQPETRHDERLYGEPAETVVEVLRELPAVETVLLVGHNPVLEDLVGLLTGVTVEMKTSTVAVLTSDLPWAEAGPGWAALDTVTTPRGVSPA, from the coding sequence ATGCGACTCATCGTCATGCGGCACGCGAAATCGGCCTGGCCCGACGGGATCGCGGACTTCGAGCGACCGCTCGCCGAACGCGGCCTGCGGGACGCACCCGCCGCGGGTCGCTGGATCCGGGAGCGCGGGCCGGCACCCGAGCTGGTGGTCAGCTCGCCGGCGGTCCGGGCCCGCACCACCGCCGACCTGGTCAGCACCGAACTCGCCGCGCAGCCGGAAACCCGGCACGACGAACGCCTCTACGGCGAACCGGCCGAGACCGTGGTCGAGGTGCTCCGCGAACTGCCCGCGGTCGAGACGGTGCTGCTCGTCGGCCACAACCCGGTGCTCGAGGACCTGGTCGGGCTGCTCACCGGGGTCACCGTGGAGATGAAGACCTCGACCGTCGCGGTGCTGACCAGCGACCTGCCATGGGCCGAAGCCGGTCCCGGCTGGGCCGCGCTGGACACGGTGACCACCCCGCGCGGGGTCAGCCCAGCGTGA
- a CDS encoding EamA family transporter, with product MGELLALTSALCFGITHFANGLLSRARPGMTVSLYAQLGGTAIAVPVAAFAGGSGAGLGYGVLSGIGTGVGVAFLYRAIGRGAMSVVVPISDLGAVAIPVLAGVALLGERLTLTATAGAVCALVAVWLVSRTGPAERGIPPGFLDAVIAGIGFAVQFLAMARVPADAGFWPIAASRISSVVVIAVLLLGTRRALRMPPRPAVFAGAAGVLGSVALLLYWYATQQQLVATATVLSALYPAIPVVLAMLFLGERVNRTQTAGLLGAVAAIVLITLG from the coding sequence ATGGGTGAACTGCTCGCGCTGACTTCGGCGCTCTGCTTCGGCATCACGCACTTCGCGAACGGCCTGCTGTCACGGGCGCGGCCGGGGATGACCGTCTCGCTGTACGCGCAGCTCGGCGGCACCGCGATCGCCGTTCCCGTAGCGGCTTTCGCGGGCGGAAGCGGCGCGGGACTCGGGTACGGCGTGCTGTCCGGGATCGGCACCGGCGTCGGCGTCGCGTTCTTGTACCGCGCGATCGGGCGTGGCGCGATGAGCGTGGTGGTGCCGATCAGCGACCTCGGCGCGGTGGCCATCCCGGTGCTCGCGGGTGTGGCGCTGCTCGGCGAACGGCTGACGCTGACCGCCACCGCGGGTGCGGTGTGCGCGCTCGTCGCGGTGTGGCTGGTTTCCCGTACCGGACCGGCGGAACGCGGGATCCCGCCGGGCTTTCTCGACGCGGTCATCGCGGGAATCGGCTTCGCCGTGCAGTTCCTGGCGATGGCGCGGGTCCCGGCGGACGCCGGGTTCTGGCCGATCGCGGCCAGCCGGATCAGCTCGGTCGTGGTGATCGCGGTCCTGCTGCTCGGCACGCGCCGGGCGCTGCGGATGCCGCCGCGGCCCGCCGTGTTCGCCGGTGCCGCCGGCGTGCTCGGCAGCGTCGCGCTCCTGCTCTACTGGTACGCCACGCAGCAGCAACTCGTCGCCACGGCGACCGTGCTGTCCGCGCTCTACCCGGCGATCCCGGTGGTGCTGGCCATGCTGTTCCTCGGCGAGCGCGTCAACCGGACGCAGACCGCTGGCCTGCTCGGCGCGGTCGCCGCGATCGTGCTGATCACGCTGGGCTGA
- a CDS encoding MarR family transcriptional regulator translates to MNRSRVANLLGAGALAVAERVSAEAARAAGVSASGAAALSTLLVEPGIGVTELGARIGLSQPAAARMLDTLLAAGLVERHHPGGRGVRLTLTATGRAAAEKLLEARGRVLADLLEPLTDDQVRALTPALEALLAGLVENRRSEYVLCRLCDRQVCARCPVGEECRGYG, encoded by the coding sequence ATGAATAGATCACGCGTGGCGAACCTGCTCGGAGCCGGCGCGCTGGCGGTGGCCGAACGCGTCAGCGCGGAAGCGGCCCGCGCGGCCGGAGTGAGCGCGAGCGGGGCCGCCGCGCTGTCCACGCTGCTGGTCGAGCCGGGCATCGGCGTCACCGAGCTCGGCGCGCGCATCGGGCTCAGCCAGCCCGCCGCCGCCCGCATGCTCGACACGCTGCTCGCGGCCGGACTGGTGGAGCGGCACCACCCCGGCGGCCGCGGGGTGCGGCTGACGCTGACCGCGACCGGCCGGGCCGCCGCGGAGAAGCTGCTCGAAGCCCGCGGCCGGGTGCTGGCGGACCTGCTCGAACCGCTCACCGACGACCAGGTGCGCGCGCTCACGCCCGCGCTGGAAGCGCTGCTCGCGGGCCTGGTCGAAAACCGCCGATCCGAGTACGTGCTGTGCCGCCTGTGCGACCGCCAGGTGTGCGCGCGGTGCCCGGTCGGCGAGGAGTGCCGCGGATATGGGTGA
- a CDS encoding NAD(P)H-binding protein — protein sequence MSKTVLVTGATGNVGGALLPLLLAEGVRVRALVRKPASLPDGVEQVIGDLSDPASIDTTGVDAVFLVWPSFDTTLAPDVVSRLAKRVVYLSAEGVPFHAEVERAIEEAVPEWTFLRPSGFAANTRIWADQIRAGDVVRWPFAEARRSLIHEHDIAAVAARALLDDGHAGQAYYFTGPESITQAEQVRLIGEALGRPLRFEELPVEAAREKLLEMGWTPEFASGALETWAAMVTDPEPVNQEVERITGRTPLSFRQWAIDRVDAFN from the coding sequence ATGTCGAAGACCGTGCTGGTGACCGGCGCCACCGGGAACGTCGGCGGCGCGCTGCTGCCGCTGCTGCTCGCCGAGGGCGTGCGTGTCCGCGCGCTGGTGCGCAAGCCCGCTTCGCTGCCCGACGGGGTCGAGCAGGTCATCGGCGACCTGTCCGACCCGGCGAGCATCGACACCACCGGCGTCGACGCCGTTTTCCTGGTCTGGCCGAGTTTCGACACCACGCTCGCGCCGGATGTGGTGTCACGGCTGGCGAAGCGGGTGGTCTACCTCTCCGCGGAGGGCGTGCCGTTCCACGCCGAGGTGGAGCGGGCGATCGAGGAGGCGGTGCCCGAGTGGACCTTCCTGCGGCCGTCCGGGTTCGCCGCGAACACCCGGATCTGGGCGGACCAGATCCGCGCCGGTGACGTGGTGCGCTGGCCGTTCGCCGAGGCCAGGCGCTCGCTGATCCACGAGCACGACATCGCCGCGGTGGCCGCGCGCGCCCTGCTCGACGACGGGCACGCCGGGCAGGCGTACTACTTCACCGGGCCGGAGTCGATCACGCAGGCCGAGCAGGTCCGGCTGATCGGCGAGGCGCTCGGGCGGCCGTTGCGCTTCGAAGAACTCCCGGTCGAGGCGGCGCGGGAGAAACTGCTCGAGATGGGGTGGACGCCGGAATTCGCGTCGGGCGCACTGGAAACCTGGGCGGCGATGGTGACCGATCCGGAGCCGGTGAACCAGGAAGTGGAACGCATCACGGGGCGGACGCCGTTGTCGTTCCGGCAATGGGCGATCGACCGGGTGGACGCGTTCAACTAG